A region of Daphnia carinata strain CSIRO-1 chromosome 10, CSIRO_AGI_Dcar_HiC_V3, whole genome shotgun sequence DNA encodes the following proteins:
- the LOC130701474 gene encoding heparan sulfate glucosamine 3-O-sulfotransferase 1-like codes for MGRRRSFGSRLLAGLALASMSICLVLLHQLSQDGKAAIGGATTNEAIERRQRHSHRYLLMAAAGSGSIPAAASGLESKQRQPIAAAVAKERARNQVENNNQSSMVDRRLPRLLIIGVRKGGTRALLEMLNLHRDIAMVPVEVHFFDKFDNYQRGLDWYRSQMPLSSDAQLTVEKSPSYYVTPEVPERVYAMNPHVQLVLIVRDPVTRLLSDFAQIEASRAAQNLPNRRFQDVALLPNGEVNTQNRALHVSLYAKFLSRWLHVFPRRQLHIVDGDRLIQDPWPELQKVERFLGLDHLIRRDQFYFNATKGFYCLTGTPADVSNGNDNLTLATAEEHHNHHYHHKCLAGSKGRRHPQVPDEVISVLRQFFAPHNRKFFAMVGQDFDWPEQ; via the exons ATGGGTCGTCGCCGTAGTTTTGGCAGCAGGTTGTTGGCCGGCCTAGCGCTAGCGTCCATGTCCATCTGTCTGGTGCTGCTTCATCAACTGAGTCAAGACGGTAAAGCGGCGATAGGAGGAGCGACGACCAATGAGGCCATTGAAAGGCGGCAAAGACATTCGCATCGCTATTTGCTGATGGCCGCGGCTGGAAGCGGCTCCATTCCAGCGGCGGCCAGCGGCCTGGAATCAAAGCAGCGGCAGCCGATTGCGGCGGCCGTGGCAAAAGAAAGGGCACGAAACCAAGTGGAGAACAACAATCAGTCGTCGATGGTGGATCGACGGTTGCCACGGTTACTCATCATCGGCGTGAGAAAGGGCGGGACGCGTGCCCTTCTGGAGATGCTCAACTTGCATCGCGACATCGCCATGGTGCCCGTCGAAGTGCATTTCTTCGACAAATTCGACAACTATCAGCGCGGACTCGATTGGTACCGGTCGCAAATGCCGTTGTCGAGCGACGCCCAACTGACGGTCGAGAAATCACCAAGTTACTACGTCACGCCGGAGGTGCCCGAACGCGTGTACGCCATGAATCCGCACGTCCAACTTGTTCTCATCGTACGCGACCCAGTTACGCGATTGCTCTCCGATTTCGCCCAAATAGAGGCCTCCAGGGCGGCGCAAAATCTACCCAACCGACGATTCCAG gacgtGGCGCTGCTACCGAATGGTGAAGTCAACACGCAGAACCGGGCGCTTCACGTTTCCCTCTACGCCAAATTCCTGTCGCGCTGGTTGCACGTGTTCCCCAGGCGACAGCTACACATTGTCGACGGTG ATCGATTGATTCAAGACCCGTGGCCGGAACTGCAGAAAGTGGAACGATTCCTCGGACTGGATCATCTGATCCGTCGGGATCAATTCTATTTCAACGCTACCAAGGGATTCTACTGTTTGACGGGCACGCCGGCCGACGTCAGCAACGGTAACGACAATTTAACGTTGGCAACGGCCGAGGAGCATCACAACCACCACTACCATCACAAATGTTTGGCCGGCAGCAAAGGCAGGAGGCATCCGCAG GTACCGGATGAAGTGATTTCTGTTTTGAGGCAGTTCTTTGCGCCACACAACCGCAAATTCTTCGCCATGGTCGGCCAGGATTTCGATTGGCCGGAACAGTAA